ACCGCAATGCCGGACAGACCTGCGTGTGCGCCAATCGCCTTTACGTGCAGTCCGGCGTTTATGACGCCTTCGCCGAAAAGCTGGCCAAACGGGTGGCAGGCCTGAAGGTTGGCGACGGCATGGCCGAAGGCATGGATATCGGCCCGATGATCGACGAGAACGCCGTCAAGAAGGTGCAGGATCACATTCAGGATGCCGTCACCAAGGGGGCCGAAATCACGCTCGGTGGCGCGCGTCACGAAAAGGGCGGCCTGTTCTTCCAGCCGACGGTTCTGACCGGCGTCACGCCGGAGATGAAATGCGCGCGCGAGGAAACCTTCGGACCGGTCGCGCCGCTGTTCCGGTTCGAGACCGAGGAAGATGTGATCCGCATGGCGAATGACACCGAATTCGGCCTCGCCTCGTATTTCTTCTCCTCGGATGTGGCGAAAATCTTCCGGGTCGCCGAAGCGCTGGAATACGGCATAGTCGGCGTCAATACCGGTCTCATTTCCACCGAGGTCGCTCCCTTCGGCGGCGTCAAACAGTCCGGCCTCGGCCGGGAAGGCTCCAAATATGGCCTCGATGACTATACCGAGCTGAAATATATCTGCCTCGGCGGCATCGCGTAGCAAACACAAAAAAGGCGGGCTCAGCGGCCCGCCTTTCTCATATCGGCAACAAGGGGACATCAGTCCTTGGCGCGCTCCACATAGGAGCCGTCCTCGGTGAGGATCACCACGCGGGTGCCGGCATCGATATGCGGCGGCACCATGGTGCGCACGCCGTTTGACAGCATGGCAGGCTTGTAGGAGGAAGACGCCGTCTGGCCCTTGACCACCGGTTCGGTCTCGGTGATTTCCAGCGTGACATGGCGCGGCAGTTCCAGCGCAATGGCAACGCCCTCATGGATCGACAGGATCACCGTCATGCCTTCCGACAGGTAGTTGGCGGCATCGCCGACATCGTCCGGGCTCATGGTGAGCTGGTCGTAAGTTTCAGGGTTCATGAAATGGAACCCTTCGGCGTCGTTGTAGAGGAAGGTGTGGTCGGTGTCTTCGACGAAGGCCCTCTCCACCTGCTCGGTCGTCTTCCAGCGTTCCGAAACCTTTGTGCCGTCGGCGATGCGGCGCATGTCCACCTGGGTCACGGGCGTGCCCTTGCCGGGGTGAAAATTCTGGGCGGTAAGAACGACATAGAGCTTGCCGTCGACATCGACGACATTGCCCTTGCGCAGCGATGAGGCAATGACCTTGACCATGAGACTTCCTTGCTTTGGCGGTCGGGACTATCTATAGACCGCGCATTCCCATTCAATTCGTGAGAGCGGGACTA
This window of the Martelella lutilitoris genome carries:
- the efp gene encoding elongation factor P, producing MVKVIASSLRKGNVVDVDGKLYVVLTAQNFHPGKGTPVTQVDMRRIADGTKVSERWKTTEQVERAFVEDTDHTFLYNDAEGFHFMNPETYDQLTMSPDDVGDAANYLSEGMTVILSIHEGVAIALELPRHVTLEITETEPVVKGQTASSSYKPAMLSNGVRTMVPPHIDAGTRVVILTEDGSYVERAKD